CGAATAGCGGTCGCGACAGAGTCGCCAGGTCGATTCAGCGAGCTGAATGCTCCCCGGGCCTCCGGTCGACTCCATCCTGCTGGCGAGGTTCACCGCGTCGCCCCAGATGTCGTAGCTGAACTTCCGATGGCCGATGACGCCGGCCACCGCCGGACCGGAGGCGACGCCCATTCGGAGGCGAATGGGGACACCTGCGGACATTTCCGCCGACCCAACGGTGGCGTGCATCGCGAGCGCCATGTCGAGCGTGGCCGCGGCATGGTCCTGGCGAGGTTCCGGTGCACCGGCGACGACCAGGTAGGCGTCACCGATCGTCTTGATCTTCTCGAGCCCGTACCGC
The Deltaproteobacteria bacterium DNA segment above includes these coding regions:
- a CDS encoding adenylate/guanylate cyclase domain-containing protein, with amino-acid sequence RYGLEKIKTIGDAYLVVAGAPEPRQDHAAATLDMALAMHATVGSAEMSAGVPIRLRMGVASGPAVAGVIGHRKFSYDIWGDAVNLASRMESTGGPGSIQLAESTWRLCRDRYSFTPRDVEVKGIGAMRTYLLDPSSVSPRDDPD